In Episyrphus balteatus chromosome 4, idEpiBalt1.1, whole genome shotgun sequence, the sequence aaagctttacagatgcaattgttgcttctgtaaagcattatagaagcaaaatttttaGTAGGGCGTTAAATTCgtgatcgtgaatacccctattattcTTATACTTCTTATAAACCACAACAAAACCGTAcggtacgtatacgccacagtgaccaactCATCAATCGGTTTCTCACATCAATGACTTGCTCAGCTCAGTAAAACGAATTTCAATATGGTTTTACTTTTATGCTCATAAGATAGTTTTCTCTGCTGACTATGATGGTTCATATAGGTTTTTTTTACTGAAGTAATTTAACCACTTAACCAATTCTGCATCTGTAATTAGGTGTTTCCATAACTTTACacgtattatattttttttttaagatagtgAAGTTAACCAAGTTtaggaaattttaatttgtattttagcAATTGCTTAAGCATGCCAAAGCATAaggattaataaaaaatgtacgATTCATTCAAACATGTCCAAAGTCAGCAGCCACTTCATAGTTTAACTTACCATTATTTTAGTTATAaatctttataaaaattaaaaatcaacatttaaattctcaattcaataattttattacaaaaaaaatctttacatTAACAATAAACATTAAACGTACATACTgatgttaaaatttataaatattaaaaaagtaaaattaataaaaataaaaaataataaaagaaatgctcattgcaaattaagttttaaaaaacacatcacTTTGAAATGGATAAAATATCttcctattaaataataaaaagaataataataataatatgcaCCAAGTTTAAAgacaaagaaaaacttaaataaaaataaaaaaattattaatagcaatatataaaaaaaaatcatttaaaacaaatgctACCAATCGCACATATTACTCAAATGGCACacaaaaactatgtttttatttaaattaaaaagtagaatgtattttgtttttctttatttttttttataattattaagtGTGCAGTTTCatcttattataattttatttatttatttttttttttttttcattaaatacttaagaaaaaaaattgtcttcgttgtataaatttaatttttaacacaaaaatattatagtTAAAGCCATCTTTAAGAGGTCTCTCCTTGGTTAGGTTTTgttagtaaaagtttttttttttttgtttaaaaaacatttgCAAGTTGTTTATTGTCCAGCAATctaaaaggagaaaaaaagaacataagataaatgttaaaaaatggtcttaaaattaacaatatttaataaaatataagttgcATACTTTTGTGCTAGTCAAAATgacaaatttattgttttacttTCAAATAAGGTAGCTAAGCAGAGGTCTCAAAGTAAAAAAGAGTTGAATGCAGGAGAGTTTTGATTTCGATAAGAAAAGATGTTTTTAGCAACAAAAAGTATGCACTGTATTTGATTTaaaccttaaattttaaataacactGAAATACTTACAACAACTAGATGTCCGTTTTTGTCTCTATTGATACCAGGCTGTCCTCCTGTTTGAATATCTATAACACCAGACTTGCCCTTAACAACATTGTGCTCCAATCTGAAAGTAAAATACAAATATTCCATTGAACTTTCTCCACCAAAAGATGATATAATAATATCAAACTTACGAATCTCTATCCACAATACTGATTATGTTCGCTGTACCAACTGTATGAATAATATACGTACAACATTCAATAATAGCAGGAATCTCAAGAATTAGATCACCCTTGTCTTTCTTTAAGTCTAATGGAATTCGAACCAACATCAGTGAATCGCTGTGATTTGTGAggacaaaatcaattttatccAATGGCAGTCGATGCTTTTGTTTATAAGTCTTTGCATCAAGTAGGTAAATAGCTTTGTTGCTAAGTAGGACAAATCGATCTCTTGGCTTATAACCATGTCGATCAAATTTCACACAGGACGAGGCATATTTAAGTTCCTCAGAGCCCAAAGTTGATGTTACAAAATTACTAACAGGATTCGAATGTTCCTTGGGGATGCGATCTTCATTAAACCATTTGGCAATACTTTGGGGATAATTCTTCTTTTTATCTTTGAAGACCTTTTCAGCTGTAACTTTCAGTTCGAATTGATGTTTCTTTTCATTACTTAACTGCTGACGATAAAGTCTTGCTAAATGAAGCCTATGTACTCTGTGGAGGTATGTAGAAGCTTCTTGGCAATGTTTCGGAGCTGATGGCCAACTCATGTCCAGCACTTTTGTTGGTAGCTCTTTGGATAATCTCATAAGCCATGATCTTTTAGCATTGGCAATGAAGGCTTCATTTAAACCATTTGGTGGATCTTCTCTAGTAATGAATCCCTTAATGAATGCCCGAATCTTATCAGCAGCTTCTCGTCGTCTTTTAGCAGCTTGAATAGCTAAGAACCGCCTACAATAAGATTGAAGGACAATTGTATTCTCTCGAAGCTTAAGATAGACCTGGCGTTGTTTTCGTCCCTTCCAATGTGACTGAATAATAGCAGCAACATCATGTTTCTTAGCTTGGAATGCATCCTCAGTATCGAAGAGAGTCTTGGGGAATCGTATGAAAATCTTAGTCTGACCCAATCGGTAATCTTCGGGTCCGAAACCGATTTCTTTAACAAGGGTTTCAACACCGTTTTTCGCTGGACCTTGGTAATTTGGCCAAGTTTTTTTCGACAAACATTTGTATCTTTGTAGGAACATTTCATAAGTTCGCCGGTATGCAAAACCAGCTCTACGAACTCTCAAATTTTCCATCAAACCAAGATATTTAACTTGATGTAGGACCAAACTGTCATTAAAGATACCAGGAGCTTGTTGGTCATTAGGTTTGATACAACGAATGTAAGATGGCTCTTTACACATAAGAATGTCCATCAAATTGTTGAGGGAGATCTTAAACTGAGTCACTGCAGTATCAGGTCTCTTTTTCGAAAGGTATTCCTGTTCTGGGAAACAAGCTCTGACAATAGTATTTTCAGCTTTGCTCATTGTTTCTTTCAAATCTCTAAACAAAAGATCattatttttatctaaaaatccAACCACGTTATAAGTCACATCTCCGGCATAGTGAACCAAACGGAATTCATCACGACCCATGGTCTTTTGAACTTGAGTTGGGGCCTTGTGATGGCAGATATAATGTGGATGATTACCCAATTGGTTGGTAAGCTTAGCTAAGAATGTCAAATCTGTTGGCTCACCAGGACGCAAACACTCTTCatccaaaattgaaataattccCTTGTATTTCTCTTCGATCAGATTGCAAATGACTTTGTTATCAAAGTACTTTACAGGAACCCATTCGATACCTTCGCGGTTGTATTCTTCCTGTTCGGATTTTAAAGTAAGTTCGATAAAAAGTTGTTGTAGTTTTTCATTGCAGAAATTGATACagaattgttcaaaattgttcttTTGGAAGATTTCGAAACCGTAAATATCAAGGATACCCATGACATTTTTTCGGGCTGCACGAACGTCCTTGGCTTGAAGAGAGACATTTAGTCGGTGAACTAACCAAGTGAAGAGGCGGTCATAAACTGCCTTGGCCAAAGCATCACGGGCGTAAATAGCCATTTCACGACTAAGTGGTGAAGTGACAACGTCACCTTGGGCATCGATTGTTCTATGGGTTAAGGCAGAGGAGAGCTCCTCAACGTTGCATCCAAGGAGCTAAAGAGAAACACAAAATATAAGTAAAGGATATTTTTGTAATtagttaaatttaccagaaatatagttaaatataccagatgtAAAGTAATGCCTGGGTTATTTTTTGTCtgtgtactaaaaaaaattaccttagcTGCAGCTGCCACTGATTCAGGTTTCAAAATCTTGGCATGACCTTCTTCCTCCGTGAAGCCTACATTACCCATGTGCAAGACACTACCAACAATGTTAAAGATCTCTCTTTGTTCCTCATCAGTAAAATCAATAATGCTCATGGCTTCTTTGATGGTGTTAAAGTTAGCTTTGTCATTAATTCGTGGAACTGCAcctttttcctaaaaaaaaacatccaaaatTAAATCTTGTTTTTAGACCTTATTATAATCTTTTAGCTTACCCCATCActcaaataataataactatCCAAATTCCTTTTCAATTGTAAATCTTTTAATTGTTCATCACTAGCACCAGCTAAAAGCTGATAGAAAATATGGAAATTTCTTTCGCCATTGTTTTGATGTACCACACGAGATTTCTCAAGAAGATAGTTCAAAATATTGCCACCAATTGGAACTCCAGTGAAGTCAAATTGTACATCCATGTATTTGCCGAAACGGGATGAGTTGTCATTGCGATTGGTTTTGGCATTTCCAAAAGCTTCTAAAACTGGATTACTCTTTAAAAGTTTGTCTTTAACACCTTCAATGGTTGTTTGATGGCCAGAAGCAGCAGCAATGTATTGGAGTACTTTTTTTGAGGCTTCTGTTTTGCCAGAACCACTTTCacctagaaataaaaaaaataatttttaaactattacTTAGCTGCACCAGCTTAATTAAAGGGcatttaggtccaatttattcactctccttatatttaaaatcgaaattaagattaaaaatctgtcaaaccgcatacttcttcttccttttttctcggcgctgttatgatctcgatgtcgaggggatcataaccttcccacgttactgcttcacactagtgatccgcctgtggggttcgccgggttgacctcagaaatcggcggcaagcctcccggttttgtattgttccgtttctgaggccaactgaatgctggtgtttttgcatttgcttgtaccaggagtttttaggcctacctttctttttatttcgtgttggaacgttatatgatattgcttttttgacggggttctcaggatctctcctttgaacatggcaataccaactgagtcggtcgtgttcaaaccgcatacaaattttaaaatttcgtatTTTGAATGGagtctttaaatttaatagattGTGAATAAACTGGGCCTTAATTTATTTGTTCGTACTGTCTTGAGGTATTTTAAGGAATATGTTAATTCTAAACGTAAATAGGTATTTGTTGCTATAAATTGATGCATTAAGAGCAACAAAAAGTGCAACTCTAATGCAACCCACTATAAACCATAATAAAACTGATTATCATGGCGCCATGGGTGTTCGTATATTATGGCCTAGAGACTTTTAAatcataatttaaatattatctACTCACAATCATtggttatttttaaatgttggtATGTAGTTAAAAGTATAAGTTATATTATTTTCCAAGGCCTTATAAAAGCTCTTAAAAAAATGCTTATCTCAAATTTTATAACAATAAAAGAATGTAGAACATTGAAACCTATCAAttcaacaaaaccaaaaaaacctgacaaataaaataaatgactcGATTGATTTTATCATTATAATCTAGAATTAaagttaataataattatgGGATCTAATAACTGACATCGATAAGCCAcgaacaattattattttaattgaaaaagtttgATAAGAATacgtagggtttttttttttttgttttaacatacTGTGCGTCAGTAATATGATGAAATTTAACGAACTAAACTAGGCGGATATTGagaattgaataattttttttgacggcTGAGGATGTAGTTGAAGAACGTTCGTTGAATTTGaagtattttgttaaaattattttgcagatccgatacaaattttaagtctgatgtttttatgttttgaactAACCAAGGGAACAAAAACTACAATTAATATCCTGGAAATCGATTACCCTTAAAGACCTCTCAACACTAGTAGATAAAAACACTCTTTTTTACTCACGATATGCTTAAGCTTATGGcctcttttttacttgcgatataggtactatagggcaagtttaggattcgtaaaaaaaatcgaactcgagataacaattttacatgacattacgatgatggagaatgccaaaaaagtgggtccggcaattctgtctgtctgtctgtctgtctgtctgtaagaacctcgagctacagcctgaactactgaagcgattttcttcaaacttggtagttaacagttttgggtgattccctagaggagaaattgaagttttttttttaggaccaaaactaacggtacctgtcatataacggaaacagaaaagttgatttatttcaaaaacggctctaacgattttgattaaaatttttctgcttactgttacagataagagcctcttttgataataaaaaaaatattttttgtaccgttattaacggtatctgccgtagaacggttttttggatttatgaatttctcaaaaatgacaaaacagatttcgaccaaatttttaatacagaaacgtttaaacaatcattatttaaaaaaatttttaatttttcaaaaaacacatttttggatttttaaaaaatatttcaaaatttttttttgaaaaatcaattttttggaaacgagttggtgaaaaattttgaaattttgtttttatgtgtaaattaattatttattcaaaattgcatataaaaaattatttttttaaaaaacggctctaacgatttctgaaaatttttttctaaaaattcttttttatactaggaataaaatggcatacttagttttttgtaaaagatcatttaaaacggcatttaattatttataaaaacagattttattttttttttttgcaccactaacgaaattccgtgaaaatatcaaattttaaattttcacttattttgttcaatgaaaaactttaacattagagtaacttttaccataagagcaagtacgtgcgaccccagtcgtgcagtttattttctttgtcttttttttttttgaaaagtttttcataaacctttcatatcaaaagaaaattttattttctacaaaaagttgCTCATTTAAATTTGGCTTATTTTACATGTTAAAGACAAAAActcgaaaattaacaaaaagccGCAATTGTGTATCGTTATAATTATGATAAGTATCTCATTATTTTTTCCAGAAATCAGACTACGCATACAAAATTTAGACTTCGAGAGCtcaaaagattttgaattttccattgagtatgaaatttttcttgtcaaaaatttcttaaaaaacataTAAGTTGACTCAGAAAAGTTATGCTAGTGTTTCTTCTGTTCATATTAGATTAGTCAATGTTCATCTGTATGCTGAGAAAAACAACTActtacaaaaaactttaaaaaattatgtttgataacctatttataaacatttttagatatgattttcgagttttctgtttttttttttttttaatttgaactaTTGTTATAGATAACATACCTGAGATAAGCACACACTGTGCTTTATTCTCTTCGATGAGTGATCTGAAGGCATTGTCTGTTACTGCAAAGCTGtaagaaatttaaacaaattatttttttattaaaaaatatgaagtattttatttttaaactttactATTTAAAATGAAAGTTGTTTTTACTGTGCTTTCATAGCACTTTTTTACCATTAATGGCAtgaaaatttgattgaaaatattcttttgaaattgacaaaaattatagtttttcaaATAGCAGGTACCCTACAAAAACTTACACATGTGGTGGTGCTTCAAAGAAGTGTCTGTTTCTATATTCCTTGATTTCATTTTCTGAATAAATTGGAAGCTCTTTGTAAGGGTTCACAGAAACCAACACCTGGCCGATGTATGTCTAtagtaaatagaaaaaaaaaaaagaaaataattatcaTTAATTTGCTGCTTAAAAACTTGATATGTTaataagtttctttttttttttttcaagtgcatATGAGGGTGCCAAAAACTACGGGTGATAAATaaaagcatttattatataCAGACATCAACAACTATTacacacttttaaaaatgttataattttttcttacacCACTCATAATCATACTCTATATCAAAATGTAGCGagttaaaaaagtatatatatgtaaataaatttatttatcataatttacaaaagaatttaaattgaaCTTACATAAATTAGATTTTCTTGGAAACGTTTTCTTAAATTGTCAATAAATGCATCTTCGCTTTGATAGTTTTCTAATAAAACAGAATCTTGTACACCTACACGATCCCGATCGTGAAGTCCTTTCTCCATTGCGCCGTGTTTAGCGGGTAAATTTGTGCTGCAAAAAAAAGAGaagtaaaataagaaaacataagTCATTTTGATTTaggaaatttatttaacttgcTCTATTCTAAATGTTAAATCATGGTGATAATTTTAAATAAGCTCAAAAACTTGAATTTGGGAAgacatttttcaagaaatttagaCAGTCAGAATCAGATATGagatattttgtcaaaaaaatattatttaaaagtaaTCAGCGTTAAGTAGTTTACCTAGCATTATAGCACTATTAAACTCTTCGTGTTTACCTACATGGAAACATTAATTGCATCCAGTGTGTATTAAATGCTCACTGTGATGAACAATGAATTTTCTTGCATTGTTCGATGatgcaattttgttaaaagtaaTAAAGAAAAACGCACGTAAagcaaagagaaataaaaaagatgagAAATTGCAGAATTATATAAATTATGTCGTACAGATTGTTACAGCATTATGAATGCACTCTTTAAAAGCgagatcatttttatttttttttttgaagtagaaaaaagaaatacctACTATGAAAGTTTTCGTTAAGCTGTTATTGATGATTTTAGGACTTGATTCTAGTAAAAGCCTTTTTCGACTAGTAACCtatttacaataaaatattGGATGCATTCGTAGATATAAGTACCATAAAAAATTCGGTTCGTACAAATTAGGTGTAATTACTcacttcaaatttgaaatttttatgagATATTACTTcctttatttcattcaaaagaaagtattttaaaaatgtttttctatgTGTCCATCACTTTATAGTCATAGGtatttagatgttttttttttaattaaccttAAAAACTCTTCTGTT encodes:
- the LOC129917688 gene encoding unconventional myosin IC, translated to MASTNLPAKHGAMEKGLHDRDRVGVQDSVLLENYQSEDAFIDNLRKRFQENLIYTYIGQVLVSVNPYKELPIYSENEIKEYRNRHFFEAPPHVFAVTDNAFRSLIEENKAQCVLISGESGSGKTEASKKVLQYIAAASGHQTTIEGVKDKLLKSNPVLEAFGNAKTNRNDNSSRFGKYMDVQFDFTGVPIGGNILNYLLEKSRVVHQNNGERNFHIFYQLLAGASDEQLKDLQLKRNLDSYYYLSDGEKGAVPRINDKANFNTIKEAMSIIDFTDEEQREIFNIVGSVLHMGNVGFTEEEGHAKILKPESVAAAAKLLGCNVEELSSALTHRTIDAQGDVVTSPLSREMAIYARDALAKAVYDRLFTWLVHRLNVSLQAKDVRAARKNVMGILDIYGFEIFQKNNFEQFCINFCNEKLQQLFIELTLKSEQEEYNREGIEWVPVKYFDNKVICNLIEEKYKGIISILDEECLRPGEPTDLTFLAKLTNQLGNHPHYICHHKAPTQVQKTMGRDEFRLVHYAGDVTYNVVGFLDKNNDLLFRDLKETMSKAENTIVRACFPEQEYLSKKRPDTAVTQFKISLNNLMDILMCKEPSYIRCIKPNDQQAPGIFNDSLVLHQVKYLGLMENLRVRRAGFAYRRTYEMFLQRYKCLSKKTWPNYQGPAKNGVETLVKEIGFGPEDYRLGQTKIFIRFPKTLFDTEDAFQAKKHDVAAIIQSHWKGRKQRQVYLKLRENTIVLQSYCRRFLAIQAAKRRREAADKIRAFIKGFITREDPPNGLNEAFIANAKRSWLMRLSKELPTKVLDMSWPSAPKHCQEASTYLHRVHRLHLARLYRQQLSNEKKHQFELKVTAEKVFKDKKKNYPQSIAKWFNEDRIPKEHSNPVSNFVTSTLGSEELKYASSCVKFDRHGYKPRDRFVLLSNKAIYLLDAKTYKQKHRLPLDKIDFVLTNHSDSLMLVRIPLDLKKDKGDLILEIPAIIECCTYIIHTVGTANIISIVDRDSLEHNVVKGKSGVIDIQTGGQPGINRDKNGHLVVIAGQ